A single genomic interval of Meleagris gallopavo isolate NT-WF06-2002-E0010 breed Aviagen turkey brand Nicholas breeding stock chromosome 6, Turkey_5.1, whole genome shotgun sequence harbors:
- the FZD1 gene encoding frizzled-1 has product GGGAGGSGSGEARGRFSCPRALKVPSYLNYRFLGEKDCGAPCEPGRLYGLMYFGPEELRFSRTWIGIWSVLCCASTLFTVLTYLVDMKRFSYPERPIIFLSGCYTAVAVAYIAGFLLEERVVCNERFAEDGSRTVAQGTKREGCTILFMMLYFFGMASSIWWVILSLTWFLAAGMKWGHEAIEANSQYFHLAAWAVPAIKTITILALGQVDGDVLSGVCFVGINNVDALRGFVLAPLFVYLFIGTSFLLAGFVSLFRIRTIMKHDGTKTEKLEKLMVRIGIFSVLYTVPATIVIACYFYEQAFREQWERSWVTQSCKSYAIPCPNNHSSHHPPMSPDFTVFMIKYLMTLIVGITSGFWIWSGKTLNSWRKFYTRLTNSKQGETTV; this is encoded by the coding sequence GGGGGCGGCGCGGGGGGCTCGGGGTCGGGTGAGGCCCGCGGGCGCTTCTCCTGCCCGCGGGCGCTGAAGGTGCCCTCCTACCTGAACTACCGCTTCCTGGGCGAGAAGGACTGTGGGGCGCCCTGCGAGCCCGGACGCCTCTATGGGCTCATGTACTTTGGGCCCGAGGAGCTGCGCTTCTCCCGCACCTGGATCGGCATCTGGTCCGTGCTCTGCTGCGCTTCCACGCTCTTCACCGTCCTCACCTACCTGGTGGACATGAAGCGTTTCAGCTACCCTGAGCGGCCCATCATCTTCCTCTCGGGCTGCTACACGGCCGTGGCCGTGGCCTACATCGCCGGCTTCCTGCTGGAGGAGAGGGTGGTCTGCAACGAGCGCTTCGCTGAGGACGGCTCGCGGACCGTGGCGCAGGGCACGAAGCGGGAGGGCTGCACCATCCTCTTCATGATGCTCTACTTCTTTGGCATGGCCAGCTCCATTTGGTGGGTCATCCTCTCCCTCACCTGGTTCCTGGCGGCCGGCATGAAGTGGGGCCACGAGGCCATCGAGGCCAACTCCCAGTACTTCCACCTGGCCGCTTGGGCTGTGCCGGCCATCAAGACCATCACCATCCTGGCCCTGGGGCAGGTGGATGGAGATGTGCTCAGTGGTGTCTGCTTTGTGGGCATCAACAATGTGGACGCTCTGCGAGGCTTCGTGCTGGCCCCCCTGTTCGTCTACCTGTTCATCGGCACCTCCTTCCTGCTGGCTGGCTTCGTGTCCCTCTTCAGGATTCGGACCATCATGAAGCACGATGGCACCAAGACGGAGAAGCTGGAGAAGCTCATGGTGAGGATAGGGATCTTCAGCGTCCTCTACACGGTACCGGCCACCATCGTCATTGCCTGCTATTTTTACGAGCAAGCTTTTAGGGAACAGTGGGAAAGGAGCTGGGTCACGCAGAGCTGTAAGAGCTATGCCATCCCCTGCCCAAATAACCACAGCAGCCATCACCCACCCATGAGCCCTGACTTCACCGTCTTCATGATCAAGTATCTCATGACCTTAATTGTGGGCATCACCTCAGGCTTCTGGATCTGGTCGGGGAAAACACTCAACTCCTGGCGGAAGTTCTACACCAGGCTCACCAACAGCAAGCAGGGTGAGACCACCGTGTGA